The following are from one region of the Oryzias melastigma strain HK-1 linkage group LG22, ASM292280v2, whole genome shotgun sequence genome:
- the LOC112138579 gene encoding MAPK/MAK/MRK overlapping kinase isoform X1, with amino-acid sequence MHYSNWLIDIKNKASLRNEYQTSFSANWNHRGDSADMENSSKRPNERTSELVIHNHLWKRGYKIIKKLGEGAFSEVVKTQSLKDGKFYACKTMKQTIKSLEQANKLQEVQAMKRLSPHANIIQLHELIFDKVTGTLSLICELMEMNIYEFLQKRKKPLPDHMVKNYMYQLCKSLQHMHSCGIFHRDVKPENILIKQNVLKLGDFGSCRSVYSKPPHTEYISTRWYRAPECLLTDGYYNLKMDIWSAGCVFFEIMSLKPLFPGANELDQVAKIHNVLGTPDQSLLQKFKQTRAMCFNFPPMKGTGISRLIPHCPAPALSLLYQMLAYDPDERISAETALRHTYFREIRMTEKKTESSHFLFGTLDAAGNRLTQQSLEKIWRPSSFGKQLKGRYMRQTPLMSHKMKHKTDPLIRHNTPHYLPPLSKMKKVVPGPQRSFQVCPSPAFTSDNREVLPPIVTKKCQQHPLKPQNESQQPAPMLPPLIRKHENT; translated from the exons ATGCACTACTCAAACTGGCTCATTGACATAAAGAACAAGGCAAGCCTTCGAAATGAGTACCAAACATCTTTCAGCGCCAACTGGAATCATAGAGGGGATTCCGCAGACATGGAGAACAGTAGCAAGAGGCCAAATGAAAGAACATCCGAGCTTGTGATCCACAATCACCTCTGGAAAAGGG GTTACAAAATTATCAAGAAGCTTGGAGAAGGTGCATTTTCAGAGGTGGTGAAAACTCAAAGCCTAAAAGATGGAAAGTTTTATGCCTGTAAAACAATGAAGCAGACAATAAAAAG tttGGAACAGGCCAACAAACTTCAGGAAGTTCAGGCGATGAAGAGACTCAGCCCTCATGCAAACATCATTCAACTGCATGAACTCATTTT TGACAAAGTGACAGGAACACTATCTCTTATATGTGAGCTGATGGAGATGAACATCTATGAGTTCTTGCAAA AAAGGAAAAAGCCTTTACCCGACCATATGGTCAAAAACTACATGTACCAACTGTGCAAGTCACTTCAACATATGCACAG TTGTGGAATCTTTCACAGAGATGTAAAACCTGAGAATATCCTCATAAAG CAAAACGTTTTAAAGCTTGGCGACTTTGGCTCGTGTCGGAGTGTGTACTCCAAGCCGCCGCACACAGAGTACATCTCCACACGCTGGTACAGAGCGCCCGAGTGCCTCCTCACGGACGGGTATTACAACCTGAAGATGGACATTTGGAGCGCCGGTTGTGTCTTCTTTGAAATTATGAG TTTGAAGCCTCTCTTCCCCGGAGCGAATGAGTTGGACCAGGTTGCAAAGATCCACAATGTGTTGGGAACTCCAGATCAAAGTCTTCTACAAAAGTTTAAACA GACTCGAGCGATGTGCTTCAACTTCCCCCCGATGAAGGGTACGGGCATCTCTCGGCTGATCCCCCACTGTCCAGCTCCAGCTCTGTCGCTGCTTTATCAGATGCTGGCATACGATCCGGATGAGCGcatctctgcagaaacagcCCTGAGGCACACCTACTTCAGGGAGATCAg AATGACGGAGAAGAAAACAGAGAGTTCTCATTTCCTCTTTGGAACTCTGGATGCGGCAGGAAACAGATTAACGCAGCAATCGCTTGAGAAAATCTGGCGACCGAGCAGTTTTGGTAAACAGCTAAAGGGAAGATACATGAGACAGACACCATTAATGAGT CACAAGATGAAGCACAAAACAGACCCGCTTATTAGGCACAACACGCCTCATTATCTACCGCCGTTGTCCAAGATGAAAAAGGTCGTTCCAGGACCACAGAGGTCATTCCAAGTCTGCCCTTCGCCAGCTTTCACCTCCGATAACAGGGAAGTGCTGCCTCCCATCGTGACAAAAAAGTGTCAGCAACACCCGCTTAAG CCTCAAAACGAGTCCCAACAGCCTGCTCCCATGTTACCACCTCTGATCCGGAAACACGAGAACACCTGA
- the LOC112138579 gene encoding MAPK/MAK/MRK overlapping kinase isoform X2 — protein sequence MHNFYSFNGYLTDARRRRLKEMHRYKIIKKLGEGAFSEVVKTQSLKDGKFYACKTMKQTIKSLEQANKLQEVQAMKRLSPHANIIQLHELIFDKVTGTLSLICELMEMNIYEFLQKRKKPLPDHMVKNYMYQLCKSLQHMHSCGIFHRDVKPENILIKQNVLKLGDFGSCRSVYSKPPHTEYISTRWYRAPECLLTDGYYNLKMDIWSAGCVFFEIMSLKPLFPGANELDQVAKIHNVLGTPDQSLLQKFKQTRAMCFNFPPMKGTGISRLIPHCPAPALSLLYQMLAYDPDERISAETALRHTYFREIRMTEKKTESSHFLFGTLDAAGNRLTQQSLEKIWRPSSFGKQLKGRYMRQTPLMSHKMKHKTDPLIRHNTPHYLPPLSKMKKVVPGPQRSFQVCPSPAFTSDNREVLPPIVTKKCQQHPLKPQNESQQPAPMLPPLIRKHENT from the exons ATGCataatttttattctttcaacgGATATTTGACAGACGCACGGCGGAGGAGGTTAAAGGAAATGCATC GTTACAAAATTATCAAGAAGCTTGGAGAAGGTGCATTTTCAGAGGTGGTGAAAACTCAAAGCCTAAAAGATGGAAAGTTTTATGCCTGTAAAACAATGAAGCAGACAATAAAAAG tttGGAACAGGCCAACAAACTTCAGGAAGTTCAGGCGATGAAGAGACTCAGCCCTCATGCAAACATCATTCAACTGCATGAACTCATTTT TGACAAAGTGACAGGAACACTATCTCTTATATGTGAGCTGATGGAGATGAACATCTATGAGTTCTTGCAAA AAAGGAAAAAGCCTTTACCCGACCATATGGTCAAAAACTACATGTACCAACTGTGCAAGTCACTTCAACATATGCACAG TTGTGGAATCTTTCACAGAGATGTAAAACCTGAGAATATCCTCATAAAG CAAAACGTTTTAAAGCTTGGCGACTTTGGCTCGTGTCGGAGTGTGTACTCCAAGCCGCCGCACACAGAGTACATCTCCACACGCTGGTACAGAGCGCCCGAGTGCCTCCTCACGGACGGGTATTACAACCTGAAGATGGACATTTGGAGCGCCGGTTGTGTCTTCTTTGAAATTATGAG TTTGAAGCCTCTCTTCCCCGGAGCGAATGAGTTGGACCAGGTTGCAAAGATCCACAATGTGTTGGGAACTCCAGATCAAAGTCTTCTACAAAAGTTTAAACA GACTCGAGCGATGTGCTTCAACTTCCCCCCGATGAAGGGTACGGGCATCTCTCGGCTGATCCCCCACTGTCCAGCTCCAGCTCTGTCGCTGCTTTATCAGATGCTGGCATACGATCCGGATGAGCGcatctctgcagaaacagcCCTGAGGCACACCTACTTCAGGGAGATCAg AATGACGGAGAAGAAAACAGAGAGTTCTCATTTCCTCTTTGGAACTCTGGATGCGGCAGGAAACAGATTAACGCAGCAATCGCTTGAGAAAATCTGGCGACCGAGCAGTTTTGGTAAACAGCTAAAGGGAAGATACATGAGACAGACACCATTAATGAGT CACAAGATGAAGCACAAAACAGACCCGCTTATTAGGCACAACACGCCTCATTATCTACCGCCGTTGTCCAAGATGAAAAAGGTCGTTCCAGGACCACAGAGGTCATTCCAAGTCTGCCCTTCGCCAGCTTTCACCTCCGATAACAGGGAAGTGCTGCCTCCCATCGTGACAAAAAAGTGTCAGCAACACCCGCTTAAG CCTCAAAACGAGTCCCAACAGCCTGCTCCCATGTTACCACCTCTGATCCGGAAACACGAGAACACCTGA
- the LOC112138490 gene encoding nuclear export mediator factor Nemf, translated as MKTRFTTVDIRAVIAEINANYVGMRVYNVYDIDNKTYLIRLQKPDSKAVLLIESGIRIHSTDFEWPKNMMPSGFAMKCRKHLKTRRLTYIKQLGIDRIVDLQFGSDEAAYHLIVELYDRGNIILADHEYTILNLLRFRNAEAEDVKIAVRERYPVESARSPEPLISLEQLTEILSKAPKGEQVKRILNPHLSYGATLIEHSFIEAGLPGSLKVDSPENAAEVAPKIREALQIAESYMEKSENFEGKGYVIQKSEKKPNVAPGKPAEELLTYDEFHPFLFAQHAKNPFLELESFNRAVDEFFSKMEGQKIDMKALQQEKQALKKLENVKKDHEQRLEALHQAQEIDRLKGELVEINLAVVERALQVVRSALANQVDWAEIGVIVKEAQAAGDPVACAIKELKLQSNHITMLLKNPYIAEEEQEDEEIKDAGEEKGKKSKNRDKGQKKKLQRNKPMLVDVDLGLSAYANAKKYYDHKRSAEKKQQKTIEAADKAMKSAEKKTQKTLKEVQTVTTIQKARKVYWFEKFLWFISSENYLVIAGRDQQQNEIIVKRYLRAGDIYVHADLHGATSCVIKNPSGDPIPPRTLTEAGTMAVCYSAAWDAKIITSAWWVHHHQVSKTAPTGEYLTTGSFMIRGKKNFLPPSYLIMGFGFLFKVDEQSVFRHRGERKVKSVEEDMDEVTSRTAELLEEGEELIGDDSSNEDPTEEKAGEDRTQEVENKTKRDKSEELSADAGAMESEQSNTDEHEEESEGFNFPDTAISLSHLQPSRSSQNSGFKTEPSNKAAELDSQGKKHMTAKQRREDKKKKQKPEGCDVEENTETSSAGAVLDQGPKSGGGPSQPPLKRGQKNKLKKIKEKYKDQDEEDRELMMQLLGSAGSVKDEKDKGKKAKKGKGKEDPIKKPAPQKQQQKPRSSGSAVKKPEETGGVEELEVKAPGEDGAAGDQEDKEDDVDQDNPGVEEAENLLTSLTGQPHVEDVLLFAVPVCAPYTALSNYKHKVKLTPGSQKKGKAARTAVLSFMKAKDASQREKDLLRSVKDADLSRNMPGKVKVSAPNLLAAKKK; from the exons ATGAAAACTCGGTTCACCACAGTGGATATCAGGGCAGTTATTGCCGAGATTAATGCAAA CTACGTTGGCATGAGAGTCTACAACGTGTATGACATCGACAATAAGACATATCTCATCCGTTTGCAGAA GCCTGACAGCAAAGCTGTTCTCCTGATTGAGTCCGGGATCCGCATTCATTCCACAGACTTTGAATGGCCCAAGAACATGATGCCGTCAGGATTTGCAATGAAA TGTCGAAAGCACTTGAAGACTCGCCGACTGACCTACATAAAGCAGCTCGGGATTGACAGGATTGTTGACCTCCAGTTTGGCTCAGACGAGGCCGCCTACCACTTGATTGTTGAACTGTATGACCGG GGTAACATCATCCTTGCAGACCACGAATACACGATTTTAAACCTGCTGAGGTTTCGCAACGCAGAAGCAGAGGATGTAAAGATCGCCGTGAGGGAACGCTACCCAGTGGAGAGCGCCAGATCCCCCGAACCGCTCATCAGTCTGGAACA aCTCACTGAAATCCTGAGCAAAGCACCAAAAGGAGAGCAAGTGAAAAGAATCCTGAATCCTCACCTTT ctTACGGAGCCACTCTGATAGAACACAGTTTCATAGAAGCTGGACTGCCGGGCTCCCTTAAAGTCGACAGTCCAGAAAATGCTGCTGAag TTGCGCCTAAAATCCGGGAAGCGCTGCAGATCGCAGAAAGCTACATGGAAAAATCAGAGAACTTTGAAGGCAAA GGTTACGTCATTCAGAAGAGTGAAAAGAAACCAAATGTAGCTCCAGGGAAACCTGCAGAGGAATTACTGAC ATATGATGAGTTTCATCCATTCCTCTTCGCCCAGCATGcaaaaaacccttttttggAGTTGGAGTCATTCAACAGG gCAGTGGATGAGTTCTTTTCAAAGATGGAGGGCCAGAAGATTGACATGAAGGCCTTGCAGCAGGAGAAGCAAGCTTTAAAGAAGCTGGAAAATGTGAAGAAGGACCACGAACAAAGGCTGGAAGCTTTGCACCAAGCACAG GAGATCGACAGATTAAAGGGGGAGCTTGTGGAGATCAATCTGGCCGTGGTGGAGCGGGCGCTGCAGGTCGTCCGCAGTGCGCTGGCCAACCAGGTGGACTGGGCGGAAATCGGCGTTATCGTGAAGGAAGCGCAGGCTGCCGGCGACCCCGTGGCGTGCGCCATCAAggagctgaagctgcagagcaACCACATCACCATGCTTCTAAA GAATCCTTACATCGCTGAGGAGGAACAGGAAGACGAGGAGATTAAAGACGCCGGGGAGGAGAAAGGGAAGAAAAGCAAGAATCGGGACAAAGGTcagaagaagaagctgcagcGGAACAAACCCATGTTGGTGGATGTGGATCTGGGCCTGTCGGCTTACGCCAACGCCAAAAA atacTATGACCACAAgcgctctgcagaaaagaagcagcagaaaacCATCGAAGCTGCTGATAAG GCTATGAAAtctgcagagaagaaaacacagaaaactctGAAAGAAGTCCAAACAGTGACCACAATTCAAAAGGCCAGGAAGGTGTATTG GTTTGAGAAGTTCCTTTGGTTCATCAGCTCTGAGAATTATCTGGTCATCGCAGGAAGAGACCAGCAGCAGAATGAGATCATTGTTAAGCGTTACCTCCGAGCAG GAGACATCTACGTTCACGCTGATCTGCACGGAGCAACCAGTTGTGTTATCAAAAACCCTTCAg gGGACCCGATTCCACCTCGCACGCTAACAGAAGCTGGCACTATGGCTGTGTGCTACAGCGCCGCCTGGGATGCCAAAATCATCACCAGTGCTTGGTGGGTCCACCATCATCAG GTGTCCAAGACTGCCCCCACTGGAGAGTATCTGACCACTGGAAGCTTCATGATTCGAG gaaagaaaaactttctgcCGCCGTCCTACCTGATCATGGGCTTTGGGTTCCTTTTCAAG GTTGACGAGCAGAGCGTGTTCCGTCACCGAGGCGAACGGAAGGTGAAAAGTGTCGAAGAAGACATGGACGAGGTCACGTCAAGAACCGCTGAGCTTCTGGAGGAAGGAGAGGAGCTGATAG GAGACGACAGCAGCAATGAGGATCCGACGGAAGAAAAAGCAGGAGAGGATCGGACGCAGGAAGTGGAAAACAAGACGAAAAGGGATAAATCTGAGGAACTTTCGGCAGATGCAGGAGCGATGGAGTCGGAGCAGAGCAACACAGATGAACACGAAGAGGAAAGTGAAGGGTTCAACTTTCCAGATACGGCCATTTCCCTCTCTCATCTGCAGCCCAGCAG gagttctCAAAACTCTGGCTTCAAAACCGAACCGTCAAATAAAGCA GCTGAGCTGGATTCCCAAGGAAAGAAACACATGACTGCCAAGCAGAGGAG AgaagacaagaagaagaagcagaaaccaGAGGGATGCGATGTCGAGGAGAACACCGAGACTTCTTCTGCTGGAGCGGTTTTGGATCAGGGGCCTAAAAGTGGAGGAGGGCCCTCACAGCCTCCTCTGAAGAGAGGACAGAAG AACAAACTGAAGAAGATCAAGGAGAAGTACAAAGACCAGGATGAAGAGGACAGAGAACTGATGATGCAGCTGCTCGGG TCAGCTGGTTCCGTCAAGGATGAGAAGGATAAAGGGAAGAAAGCCAAGAAAGGGAAGGGAAAAGAAGATCCCATCAAGAAACCAGCACCTCAGAAACAGCAGCAAAAACCTCGCAGTTCTGGATCTGCAGTGAAGAAACCAGAAGAGACGGGAGGCGTCGAGGAGTTGGAGGTGAAGGCGCCTGGAGAGGATGGAGCGGCTGGAGATCAAGAGGACAAG gaggATGATGTAGATCAGGACAATCCAGGAGTAGAG GAAGCTGAAAATCTGCTGACGTCTCTGACAGGCCAGCCTCACGTTGAAGATGTGCTGCTCTTCGCTGTGCCCGTCTGCGCTCCGTACACGGCCCTCTCAAACTACAA GCACAAAGTCAAACTGACTCCAGGTTCTCAGAAGAAAGGCAAAG cTGCTCGAACtgcagttttaagttttatgaaAGCCAAAGATGCCTCACAGAGAGAAAAAGATTTGCTCCGAAGTGTCAAG GATGCAGACCTGTCCAGAAACATGCCCGGAAAAGTGAAAGTGTCTGCTCCAAACCTGTTGGCTGCTAAGAAAAAATAG
- the klhdc2 gene encoding kelch domain-containing protein 2 has translation MAERMADVQEDPPAGEDDNDSDRDDEDRLFVWMVNNDDGDEDEEEEEEVEEEQFETEGSETFELDAPAERSGHVAVVDGNIMYVWGGYKNAQTHGFFDLYLPRNEIWTYNMESGVWKKHVAGGNLHTSMSGSCGVCVDGFLYLFGGHHARGNTNRIYRLCLRANTLMWEEMKDLKGLPPSSKDKLGCWVHRNRLIFFGGYGYAPQGSHRGTFEYDESSSLGYDSPGRGWNNHIHILDLETFTWSQPITHGNTPSPRAAHACATVGNRGYVFGGRFKMHRLNDLYYIDLDTWEWHEMSVPQLGPVGRSWHSFTPVSSDHIFLFGGFTTERETLSDAWLYCVSRNEWRPFKHNHTESPRLWHTACSGPDGEVFVFGGCANNLLSHRRAAHSNELLVFSVQPKSLVRLCMETVLQHREHLSSYWDCLPKHLLYSLKQRMSRVNTLGS, from the exons ATGGCGGAGAGAATGGCAGACGTCCAGGAAGACCCACCAGCTGGAGAGGACGACAACGACTCCGACAGAGATGATGAGGACAGATTGTTTGTTTGGATGGTAAACAACGACGACGGGGATgaagacgaggaagaggaggaggaagtggagGAGGAACAGTTTGAAACTGAAGGGTCTGAAACGTTTGAGCTGGATGCCCCAGCTGAGCGCAGTGGGCACGTCGCTGTGGTTGATGGAAACATCATGTATGTGTGGGGTGGATACAAG AATGCCCAGACCCATGGGTTCTTTGACTTGTACTTGCCTAGAAATGAGATCTGGACTTACAATATGGAATCGGGAGTCTG GAAAAAACATGTAGCTGGAGGTAATCTTCACACCTCCATGTCTGGAAGCTGTGGCGTGTGTGTCGACGGCTTTCTTTACCTTTTTGGTGGCCATCATGCCAGAGGAAACACAAACAGG ATCTATCGCCTGTGCTTAAGAGCTAATACTCTGATGTGGGAGGAAATGAAAGACCTTAAAGgacttcctccatcatcaaaggACAAGCTTGGATGTTGGGTTCATAGGAACAG ATTGATCTTCTTTGGCGGTTATGGCTATGCTCCTCAGGGATCTCATCGAGGGACTTTTGAATATGATGAATCCTCCTCCCTTGGG TATGACAGTCCTGGGCGAGGCTGGAACAACCACATTCACATCTTGGATCTGGAGACATTCACTTGGAGCCAACCTATAACCCAC GGCAACACCCCGTCACCCAGAGCAGCTCATGCCTGTGCTACAGTCGGTAACCGTGGTTACGTCTTTGGTGGACGCTTCAAG atgCACAGACTTAACGACCTTTACTATATTGACCTTGACACATGGGAGTGGCATGAGAT GAGTGTCCCCCAGCTCGGCCCTGTTGGACGGTCTTGGCACTCCTTCACACCCGTGTCATCCGATCACATCTTTCTATTCGGAGGCTTCACCACAGAAAGGGAGACGCTCA GTGACGCCTGGCTGTACTGTGTGAGCAGAAACGAATGGCGGCCTTTCAAACACAACCACACAGAGAGCCCCAG GCTGTGGCACACTGCCTGTTCTGGTCCGGATGGAGAGGTGTTTGTGTTTGGAGGCTGCGCCAACAATCTTTTATCGCACCGGAGAGCG gCTCACAGCAATGAGTTACTGGTCTTCAGTGTTCAGCCTAAATCATTAGTTCG GTTGTGCATGGAGACCGTTCTGCAGCACAGGGAACATTTGTCGTCTTACTGGGACTGCTTACCCAAACACCTTTTGTACAGCCTGAAGCAGAGAATGTCCCGCGTCAACACTTTGGGATCGTAA